Proteins from a genomic interval of Streptomyces sp. Tu6071:
- a CDS encoding LamG-like jellyroll fold domain-containing protein, with protein MFATPEGHLEAREYLRPVRTRKDGKWVDVDTDLAVSSAGVRPKAAVTDVTFSAGGDQPLVRMERAGRELALSWPSALPQPVVSGDTATYPEVLPGVDLRMGAQVDGFTQLLVVKSAEAAANPELKSLRLKLAAGGMAVKETAQGGLEAVDDGAGSAVFEAPTPQMWDSSTGPGAGSGAGGASKAARSGGSVNAVAEGADEPGAAESGKLAPVGVDVPAGGKELVLTPDQDVLSGKDTRYPVFIDPQWYSPKASSWTMASKYWASSPQWKFNGDHDAGVGFCGWDYCAPQDTKRVLYQIPVSKFAGKSILSAEFVVRNTWSATSSNHSVELWQTKGISSSTTWNSQNASGFWVKKLDTRSFAYGFNGKDQKDAEFDVKSAVQSAANSKASTMTFGLQASDESDKNAWKRFSDKAYLRVQYNRPPAQVRTSQLSMEYGGSCKNSASAARVRTLGKLYANNVTDPDGDSVAVQFQASWGADNKPQWKPARTSMKASGSNFVMALPSSIPKNTKINWYVRVWDGAQYSPWSYAGDPQACYFTYDTSVPKAPSVTSAEYPEMNSDDPDDPWYDGVGKYGTFGLKAADADVTTYWYGINSDPSSAHKITTSAGAAKTFQTLPAKPGLNYVTAQAFDAAGNGSEIRTYIYRVRAGQPDRATWQLDEAAGETEAKGSTPARTMDMHGGVTLGEEGAIGTAAHFNGTDGYAHSDLPVVNTSGGFAVSAWVKLDKMPEQAAVVASQTGNNRPGFELYYSSSYDRWVFNQYAEDKSGTVPIIRAMSAQPGDAKAGSWTHLVGSYSSTDDKLALYVDGKLAGETAYSTPWEARRGFQIGAGSYTGDARSAFFPGLIDEVQVFDKPLTVNEVAVLKDKKDVGDPGRPAIAQFPLDEAAGATKIEGHGQVFPAKYSGGVTTGVEGVTGKAAHFDGTTGYGRIAQERGPHMNTQRSFAVSAWAKLDKKPDAAADIVLQAGNFAPGLELYYSSAYDRWAFNQYSEDAVGAKVIRAMQPDGAHAQVGEWVHLVGVHDTVANTLTLYVNGAKAGTTDLPEAWYADQSMYLGAGVYNGSTAPSSYFPGTIDDVRLYDRVVSPEEVAQMFKQHPLLKGRWNFEEKSASAPATSPDLSAQGRAMTLQGGADLGFGWVDNQGLDLNGTDAYASTSAMPVDTSTSFSLSAWTLAAAQPDKEVTVLNAEASTSSAVRVDWVPGTENNAQGSFELSVASKDGADATVEKVSSTSFDDITGPNHLAVVYDGFAKEVRLYVNGQLQESVCGDDDGDDKADDSTCQDVIAWGENVLSHKAAKGFDVGAAVTGGKASNFFPGMIDDVWAFQGALDENQVQYLNNNLYDVPTQVPGSV; from the coding sequence CCTCGGCGTTGCCGCAGCCGGTGGTGTCGGGGGACACCGCGACGTACCCAGAGGTGTTGCCGGGTGTTGACCTGCGGATGGGTGCGCAGGTGGACGGCTTCACGCAGTTGCTGGTGGTGAAGAGTGCGGAGGCGGCGGCGAATCCGGAGCTGAAGTCGTTGCGGCTGAAGCTCGCGGCGGGGGGGATGGCGGTCAAGGAGACCGCGCAAGGTGGTCTGGAAGCCGTCGACGATGGTGCGGGCAGTGCTGTCTTCGAGGCGCCGACGCCGCAGATGTGGGACTCCTCGACGGGGCCGGGTGCGGGTTCGGGTGCGGGGGGCGCCTCGAAGGCGGCTCGCTCGGGCGGTTCGGTCAATGCGGTGGCAGAGGGCGCCGACGAGCCGGGAGCGGCCGAGTCGGGCAAGCTGGCCCCGGTGGGTGTGGACGTGCCGGCGGGTGGCAAAGAGCTCGTGCTGACGCCGGATCAGGACGTGCTGTCGGGCAAGGACACGCGCTACCCGGTGTTCATCGACCCGCAGTGGTACTCGCCGAAAGCCTCGTCGTGGACGATGGCGTCGAAGTACTGGGCGTCGTCGCCGCAGTGGAAGTTCAACGGTGACCACGACGCGGGAGTGGGTTTCTGCGGGTGGGATTACTGTGCGCCGCAGGACACGAAGCGGGTCCTTTACCAGATTCCGGTGTCGAAGTTCGCGGGGAAGTCGATTCTTTCGGCGGAGTTCGTGGTGCGGAACACGTGGTCGGCGACGTCGTCGAATCACAGTGTCGAGCTGTGGCAGACGAAGGGGATTTCGTCGTCGACGACGTGGAACTCGCAGAACGCCTCGGGGTTCTGGGTCAAGAAGCTCGACACGCGGTCATTCGCGTACGGGTTCAACGGCAAGGATCAGAAGGATGCCGAGTTCGATGTGAAGTCGGCGGTGCAGTCGGCCGCGAACAGCAAGGCGTCGACGATGACGTTCGGCCTCCAGGCGAGCGACGAGTCCGACAAGAACGCGTGGAAGCGGTTCTCGGACAAGGCGTATCTGCGGGTCCAGTACAACCGCCCTCCGGCGCAGGTGCGCACGTCGCAGTTGTCCATGGAGTACGGCGGTTCGTGCAAGAACTCGGCGTCGGCGGCCCGGGTGCGGACGCTGGGCAAGCTGTACGCGAACAACGTGACCGACCCGGATGGGGATTCGGTGGCGGTGCAGTTCCAGGCGTCGTGGGGTGCGGACAACAAGCCGCAGTGGAAGCCCGCGCGCACTTCGATGAAGGCGTCCGGTTCGAACTTCGTCATGGCATTGCCGTCGTCGATCCCGAAGAACACGAAGATCAACTGGTATGTGCGGGTGTGGGACGGGGCGCAGTACTCGCCGTGGTCGTACGCGGGTGATCCGCAGGCATGCTATTTCACGTACGACACCTCCGTGCCGAAGGCGCCTTCGGTGACGTCGGCGGAGTACCCGGAGATGAATTCCGACGACCCGGACGACCCGTGGTACGACGGCGTGGGCAAATACGGCACATTCGGTCTGAAGGCGGCCGACGCCGATGTGACGACGTACTGGTACGGGATCAACAGCGACCCGTCCTCGGCGCACAAGATCACGACGAGCGCGGGTGCGGCGAAGACGTTTCAGACGCTGCCGGCCAAGCCGGGCCTCAACTACGTCACGGCTCAGGCGTTCGACGCGGCCGGAAACGGCAGTGAGATCCGTACGTACATCTACCGCGTACGTGCCGGGCAGCCGGACCGTGCGACCTGGCAGCTCGACGAGGCGGCCGGGGAGACGGAGGCGAAGGGCTCGACCCCGGCGCGGACCATGGACATGCACGGCGGTGTCACGCTCGGCGAGGAAGGCGCGATCGGCACGGCCGCCCACTTCAATGGCACCGACGGGTACGCGCACAGCGACCTGCCGGTGGTGAACACGAGTGGTGGATTCGCGGTGTCGGCGTGGGTCAAGCTCGACAAGATGCCCGAGCAGGCGGCGGTCGTGGCGAGCCAGACCGGTAACAACAGGCCCGGTTTCGAGCTGTACTACTCGTCCAGCTATGACCGTTGGGTGTTCAACCAGTATGCCGAGGACAAGTCGGGAACGGTCCCGATCATCCGGGCCATGTCCGCCCAGCCGGGGGACGCGAAGGCGGGATCGTGGACTCATCTGGTCGGCTCGTACAGCTCGACCGATGACAAGCTGGCTCTTTATGTGGACGGCAAGCTTGCCGGGGAGACGGCGTACAGCACTCCGTGGGAGGCGCGTCGCGGCTTCCAGATCGGCGCGGGCTCGTACACGGGCGATGCGCGGAGTGCCTTCTTCCCCGGCCTGATCGATGAGGTGCAGGTCTTCGACAAGCCGCTGACGGTCAACGAGGTCGCGGTCCTGAAGGACAAGAAGGACGTGGGTGACCCGGGCCGTCCCGCGATCGCTCAGTTCCCGCTCGACGAGGCCGCGGGTGCGACGAAGATCGAGGGCCACGGCCAGGTGTTCCCGGCGAAGTACTCGGGCGGGGTGACCACCGGGGTCGAGGGCGTGACGGGCAAGGCCGCGCACTTCGACGGCACGACGGGGTACGGGCGTATCGCCCAAGAGCGTGGCCCACATATGAATACGCAGCGCAGCTTCGCGGTCTCCGCTTGGGCAAAGCTGGACAAGAAGCCGGACGCCGCGGCGGACATCGTTTTGCAGGCCGGCAACTTCGCCCCTGGCCTGGAGCTGTACTACTCCTCGGCATACGACCGCTGGGCGTTCAACCAGTACTCCGAGGACGCGGTCGGCGCGAAGGTGATCCGCGCGATGCAGCCGGACGGCGCGCACGCACAGGTCGGCGAGTGGGTCCACCTGGTCGGCGTGCACGACACGGTCGCAAACACTCTCACGCTGTATGTGAACGGGGCGAAGGCGGGGACGACGGACCTGCCGGAGGCGTGGTACGCGGACCAGTCCATGTACCTGGGGGCGGGCGTATACAACGGCAGTACGGCACCCAGTAGTTACTTCCCCGGCACGATCGACGACGTCCGCCTGTACGACCGTGTCGTCTCCCCGGAGGAGGTCGCGCAGATGTTCAAGCAGCACCCGCTGCTGAAGGGTCGCTGGAACTTCGAGGAGAAGTCGGCGTCGGCCCCTGCGACGAGCCCGGACCTGTCGGCCCAGGGCCGTGCGATGACGCTCCAGGGTGGCGCGGACCTCGGTTTCGGCTGGGTCGACAACCAGGGACTGGACCTGAACGGCACCGACGCCTACGCCTCCACCTCCGCGATGCCGGTGGACACGAGTACGAGCTTCTCGCTCAGCGCGTGGACGCTGGCGGCGGCCCAGCCGGACAAGGAGGTCACGGTGCTGAACGCCGAGGCAAGTACCAGCAGCGCGGTGCGCGTGGACTGGGTGCCGGGTACGGAGAACAACGCGCAGGGCTCGTTCGAGCTGAGCGTGGCGAGCAAGGACGGCGCGGACGCGACGGTGGAGAAGGTCTCCAGTACGTCCTTCGACGACATCACCGGTCCCAACCACCTGGCGGTCGTCTACGACGGCTTCGCCAAGGAGGTCCGTCTCTACGTCAACGGCCAGTTGCAGGAGTCGGTCTGCGGTGACGACGACGGTGACGACAAGGCTGATGACAGCACGTGCCAGGACGTCATCGCCTGGGGCGAGAACGTCCTCTCGCACAAGGCTGCCAAGGGCTTCGACGTGGGCGCGGCGGTCACCGGAGGGAAGGCGAGCAACTTCTTCCCCGGCATGATCGACGACGTGTGGGCCTTCCAGGGCGCGCTGGACGAGAACCAGGTCCAGTACCTCAACAACAACCTCTACGACGTCCCCACCCAGGTCCCCGGCTCGGTGTAA